One segment of Manihot esculenta cultivar AM560-2 chromosome 4, M.esculenta_v8, whole genome shotgun sequence DNA contains the following:
- the LOC110613962 gene encoding transcription factor bHLH128 isoform X1 — translation MAQPHWSKPDKPTAVYPPSSSPQNLTVPTGLTRYGSAPGSLLTRAVDSVIGSSREFSALGSSSSSLVSHGHYFPGDSSSLTTEPNCKVNSSSDPRPPPKSSTSGGLQRSYGLSDINGCLLRQKSSPAGFLSNLSTENAGFSITPGSGGYNSQNGATGGHTVSRLKSQLSFTRQDSLSQISEVNESVAEGMNSNNGRQNSSHSYAAASFSMEPWDNTNSIVFSGPPSKRAKNIDGDIFNCLNGLETQFSLPQTSLEIATVEKLLSIPEDSVPCKIRAKRGCATHPRSIAERERRTRISGRLKKLQELVPNMDKQTSYADMLDLAVQHIKVLQNEVQKLHNELENCTCGCRPNS, via the exons ATGGCTCAACCTCATTGGTCCAAACCCGATAAACCCACCGCGGTGTACCCACCATCTTCCTCGCCTCAGAATCTCACGGTCCCGACTGGTCTAACTAGGTACGGTTCGGCCCCAGGTTCGCTTTTAACCAGGGCTGTCGATTCTGTGATTGGGTCTAGCCGTGAATTCTCCGCGTTGGGTTCTTCCTCGTCTTCGCTAGTTAGTCACGGCCACTACTTCCCTGGAGACTCGTCCTCTCTGACCACCGAGCCAAACTGCAAAGTCAACTCATCCAGCGATCCAAGGCCGCCGCCGAAGAGCAGCACCAGTGGTGGTCTGCAGAGGTCCTATGGGCTCAGTGATATTAATGGGTGTTTACTCAGGCAGAAGAGTTCTCCAGCTGGCTTTCTATCCAATCTCTCCACCGAAAACG CAGGATTTTCAATTACACCAGGAAGTGGAGGGTATAACTCTCAAAATGGTGCAACTGGTGGCCACACAGTGTCAAGGTTGAAGTCTCAATTGAGCTTTACCAGACAAGATTCTCTTTCTCAGATATCTGAAGTTAATGAAAGTGTTGCTGAAGGCATGAACTCTAACAATGGCCGCCAGAATTCTTCCCATTCTTATGCTGCTGCTAGCTTCAGTATGGAGCCCTGGGACAATACAAATTCCATTGTATTTTCTGGGCCACCAAGCAAACGAGCTAAGAACATTGATGGAGACATTTTTAACTGTCTCAACGGCTTAGAAACTCAG TTTAGCTTGCCTCAAACTAGTCTTGAGATAGCAACAGTGGAGAAGCTACTAAGTATTCCTGAAGACTCTGTGCCGTGCAAAATCCGTGCCAAGCGTGGCTGTGCCACTCACCCACGAAGCATTGCTGAAAGG GAGAGAAGAACCAGAATAAGtgggagattgaagaagctacAAGAGCTTGTTCCTAACATGGATAAG CAAACGAGCTATGCAGACATGTTGGATTTGGCAGTGCAGCACATCAAAGTCCTTCAAAACGAAGTTCAG AAACTACACAATGAATTGGAAAATTGCACGTGCGGATGCAGACCAAACTCATGA
- the LOC110613962 gene encoding transcription factor bHLH128 isoform X2: MAQPHWSKPDKPTAVYPPSSSPQNLTVPTGLTRYGSAPGSLLTRAVDSVIGSSREFSALGSSSSSLVSHGHYFPGDSSSLTTEPNCKVNSSSDPRPPPKSSTSGGLQRSYGLSDINGCLLRQKSSPAGFLSNLSTENGFSITPGSGGYNSQNGATGGHTVSRLKSQLSFTRQDSLSQISEVNESVAEGMNSNNGRQNSSHSYAAASFSMEPWDNTNSIVFSGPPSKRAKNIDGDIFNCLNGLETQFSLPQTSLEIATVEKLLSIPEDSVPCKIRAKRGCATHPRSIAERERRTRISGRLKKLQELVPNMDKQTSYADMLDLAVQHIKVLQNEVQKLHNELENCTCGCRPNS; encoded by the exons ATGGCTCAACCTCATTGGTCCAAACCCGATAAACCCACCGCGGTGTACCCACCATCTTCCTCGCCTCAGAATCTCACGGTCCCGACTGGTCTAACTAGGTACGGTTCGGCCCCAGGTTCGCTTTTAACCAGGGCTGTCGATTCTGTGATTGGGTCTAGCCGTGAATTCTCCGCGTTGGGTTCTTCCTCGTCTTCGCTAGTTAGTCACGGCCACTACTTCCCTGGAGACTCGTCCTCTCTGACCACCGAGCCAAACTGCAAAGTCAACTCATCCAGCGATCCAAGGCCGCCGCCGAAGAGCAGCACCAGTGGTGGTCTGCAGAGGTCCTATGGGCTCAGTGATATTAATGGGTGTTTACTCAGGCAGAAGAGTTCTCCAGCTGGCTTTCTATCCAATCTCTCCACCGAAAACG GATTTTCAATTACACCAGGAAGTGGAGGGTATAACTCTCAAAATGGTGCAACTGGTGGCCACACAGTGTCAAGGTTGAAGTCTCAATTGAGCTTTACCAGACAAGATTCTCTTTCTCAGATATCTGAAGTTAATGAAAGTGTTGCTGAAGGCATGAACTCTAACAATGGCCGCCAGAATTCTTCCCATTCTTATGCTGCTGCTAGCTTCAGTATGGAGCCCTGGGACAATACAAATTCCATTGTATTTTCTGGGCCACCAAGCAAACGAGCTAAGAACATTGATGGAGACATTTTTAACTGTCTCAACGGCTTAGAAACTCAG TTTAGCTTGCCTCAAACTAGTCTTGAGATAGCAACAGTGGAGAAGCTACTAAGTATTCCTGAAGACTCTGTGCCGTGCAAAATCCGTGCCAAGCGTGGCTGTGCCACTCACCCACGAAGCATTGCTGAAAGG GAGAGAAGAACCAGAATAAGtgggagattgaagaagctacAAGAGCTTGTTCCTAACATGGATAAG CAAACGAGCTATGCAGACATGTTGGATTTGGCAGTGCAGCACATCAAAGTCCTTCAAAACGAAGTTCAG AAACTACACAATGAATTGGAAAATTGCACGTGCGGATGCAGACCAAACTCATGA